The following coding sequences are from one Carassius auratus strain Wakin chromosome 15, ASM336829v1, whole genome shotgun sequence window:
- the LOC113115212 gene encoding hepatocyte nuclear factor 1-beta-A-like isoform X4, with protein sequence MSSQSPDQTVWTDFRSRSSASAKKWEDPWRAARMIKGYMQQHNIPQREVVDVTGLNQSHLSQHLNKGTPMKMQKRAALYTWYVRKQREILRQFNQASQGSVSNMSDRANQDQVLLFFSEFSQSGQGMGMGQSGDDAGIEPACKKMRRNRFKWGPASQQILYQAYDRQKNPSKEEREALVEECNRAECLQRGVSPSKSHGLGSNLVTEVRVYNWFANRRKEEAFRQKLAMDAYSGPTHNLNSLLAHSSPHHPQTSNSPPSKMQGVRYSQQGPGEVSSSTTINHHSSNALSTSQSVLQQVSPGALDPSHSLLSPDAKMISVSGGGLPPVSTLTNIHASHHVHQQTPNLLMPISGVMAIAQSLNTSQAQTVPVINSIAGSLAALQPVQFSQQMNVSHQQLMQQSPGHMNQQPFMASVSHSHMYSHKQEPPHYSHSSRFPPAMVVTDANSLSTLSSMSSSKQCPLQAW encoded by the exons ATGTCTAGTCAGTCTCCAGATCAAACCGTCTGGACAGATTTCAGGAGCAGAAGTTCAGCCTCAGCTAAAAAATG GGAGGACCCGTGGCGCGCGGCCCGCATGATCAAAGGCTACATGCAGCAGCACAATATTCCTCAGCGCGAGGTGGTGGATGTGACAGGCCTCAATCAGTCGCACCTGTCGCAGCATCTGAATAAAGGCACGCCTATGAAAATGCAGAAACGCGCGGCGCTCTACACCTGGTACGTCCGAAAACAGCGGGAGATCTTGCGAC AATTCAACCAAGCCTCGCAAGGCTCTGTCAGCAACATGTCCGACAGAGCCAACCAGGATCAggtgctactttttttttctgagttcaGTCAGTCTGGGCAGGGCATGGGGATGGGGCAGTCAGGGGACGATGCTGGCATTGAACCTGCATGCAAGAAAATGAGACGCAACCGCTTCAAATGGGGGCCTGCATCCCAACAGATCCTTTACCAGGCTTACGATCGACAGAAGAACCCCAGCAAAGAGGAGAGGGAGGCACTGGTGGAGGAGTGCAACCG AGCTGAATGCCTCCAGAGGGGAGTATCACCTTCTAAATCTCACGGGCTTGGCTCCAACCTGGTCACGGAGGTGCGAGTCTACAACTGGTTTGCCAACAGGAGAAAGGAAGAGGCCTTTAGACAAAAACTGGCTATGGATGCATATAGTGGGCCAACACACAATCTGAACTCCCTTCTTGCACACAGTTCTCCACATCACCCGCAAACCAGCAACTCCCCACCAAGTAAGATGCAAG GTGTCCGGTACAGCCAGCAAGGTCCGGGTGAAGTCAGTTCCTCTACAACGATCAACCACCACAGCAGCAATGCCTTGTCAACCAGCCAGTCAGTGTTACAGCAGGTCTCTCCGGGGGCTCTGGACCCCAGCCACAGCCTCCTGTCACCTGATGCCAAGATG ATCTCAGTTTCAGGTGGAGGTCTTCCTCCAGTCAGCACCCTGACCAACATCCATGCATCCCACCATGTGCACCAGCAGACCCCCAACCTCTTAATGCCCATTTCTGGAGTCATGGCCATTGCACAAA GTTTGAACACGTCGCAGGCACAGACGGTGCCTGTCATCAACAGCATTGCAGGCAGTCTGGCAGCTTTGCAGCCGGTGCAGTTCTCGCAGCAGATGAATGTCTCACACCAGCAGCTCATGCAACAGTCACCTGGCCACATGAACCAGCAACCCTTCATGGCCTCTGTTTCACACTCACACA TGTACTCACACAAGCAGGAGCCGCCCCATTATTCTCACTCGTCTCGGTTTCCCCCTGCCATGGTGGTGACAGACGCCAACAGCCTCAGTACGCTGAGCTCAATGTCCTCCAGCAAACAG TGTCCGCTTCAGGCCTGGTGA